The following coding sequences are from one Microtus ochrogaster isolate Prairie Vole_2 chromosome 14 unlocalized genomic scaffold, MicOch1.0 chr14_random_1, whole genome shotgun sequence window:
- the Rag2 gene encoding V(D)J recombination-activating protein 2: protein MSLQMVTVGHNIALIQPGFSLMNFDGQVFFFGQKGWPKRSCPTGVFHFDIKKNHLKLKPAVFSKDSCYLPPLRYPATCSYKGSLESEKHQYIIHGGKTPNNELSDKIYIMSVACKNNKKVTFRCTEKDLVGDVPEARYGHSINVVYSRGKSMGVLFGGRSYMPSTQRTTEKWNSVADCLPHVFLVDFEFGCVTSYTLPELQDGLSFHVSIARNDTIYILGGHSLANNIRPANLYRIKVDLPLGSPAVNCTVLPGGISVSSAILTQTNNDEFVIVGGYQLENQKRMVCNIVSLGDNTIEISDMETPDWTPDIKHSKIWFGSSMGNGTVFLGLPGDNKQTMTEAFYFYLLKCSEDDVSEEQKICTNSQTSTEDPGDSTPFEDSEEFCFSAEATSFDGDDEFDTYNEDDEDDESVTGYWITCCPTCDVDINTWVPFYSTELNKPAMIYCSHGDGHWVHAQCMDLAERTLIHLSEGSNKYYCNEHVQIARALHTPKRSLPLQKPPMKSLHKKGSGKVLTPAKKSFLRRLFD from the coding sequence ATGTCACTGCAGATGGTAACAGTGGGTCATAATATAGCCTTAATTCAACCAGGCTTCTCACTGATGAATTTTGATGGTCAAGTTTTCTTCTTTGGCCAAAAAGGCTGGCCCAAGAGATCCTGCCCTACTGGAGTCTTCCATTTTGATATTAAGAAAAATCATCTCAAACTGAAACCTGCGGTTTTCTCTAAAGATTCCTGCTACCTCCCACCGCTTCGCTACCCAGCTACTTGCTCCTACAAAGGCAGCTTAGAGTCTGAAAAACATCAATATATCATCCATGGAGGGAAAACACCAAACAATGAGCTTTCCGATAAGATTTATATCATGTCTGTTGCttgtaagaacaacaaaaaagttacTTTCCGTTGCACAGAGAAAGATTTAGTAGGAGATGTCCCCGAAGCCAGATATGGTCATTCGATTAATGTGGTATATAGTCGAGGGAAAAGTATGGGTGTTCTCTTCGGAGGAAGATCATACATGCCTTCTACGCAGAGAACCACAGAAAAATGGAATAGTGTAGCTGACTGCCTGCcccatgttttcttggtagaTTTTGAATTTGGGTGTGTTACATCATATACTCTTCCAGAGCTTCAGGATGGGTTGTCTTTTCATGTTTCTATTGCCAGAAACGATACTATTTACATTTTAGGGGGACATTCCCTTGCCAATAACATTCGTCCTGCCAACTTGTATAGAATAAAGGTAGATCTTCCCCTGGGTAGCCCAGCAGTGAATTGCACAGTCTTGCCAGGAGGAATCTCTGTCTCCAGTGCAATCCTCACTCAAACAAATAATGATGAATTTGTTATTGTTGGTGGTTATCAGCTGGAAAATCAAAAAAGGATGGTCTGCAACATTGTCTCTCTAGGGGACAACACAATAGAAATTAGTGATATGGAGACCCCAGATTGGACCCCAGACATTAAGCATAGCAAAATATGGTTTGGAAGCAGCATGGGGAATGGGACTGTTTTCCTTGGCTTACCAGGAGACAATAAGCAGACTATGACAGAAGCATTCTATTTCTATCTGCTGAAATGCTCTGAAGATGACGTGAGTGAAGAGCAGAAAATCTGCACAAATAGTCAGACATCAACAGAAGATCCCGGGGACTCCACTCCCTTTGAAGATTCAGAGGAATTTTGTTTCAGCGCAGAAGCAACCAGTTTTGATGGTGATGACGAATTTGACACCTACAATGAGGATGACGAGGATGACGAGTCTGTAACCGGCTACTGGATAACATGCTGCCCTACTTGTGATGTGGACATTAATACCTGGGTTCCATTCTATTCAACAGAGCTCAATAAACCTGCTATGATCTACTGTTCTCATGGAGATGGGCACTGGGTACATGCCCAGTGCATGGATCTGGCAGAACGCACACTCATCCACTTGTCAGAAGGAAGCAACAAATATTACTGCAATGAGCATGTGCAGATAGCAAGAGCATTACACACTCCCAAAAGAAGCCTTCCCTTACAAAAACCTCCAATGAAATCACTCCACAAAAAAGGTTCTGGGAAAGTCTTGACTCCTGCCAAGAAATCCTTTCTTAGAAGGTTGTTTGATTAG